Genomic DNA from Thermosipho ferrireducens:
TTAAATACACTGTCAACGATGCAGTTGCTTATTTAACAAAAGATGGGACTGCTCTTGAAAATTCGACTTATTGGGTTTTTCCATGGGAAGTTGAAACTTCTTATAATCAGGCGTTATCTTATTATAAAATTTCCAATATTGATCCAATATTTGAAGAACCTATGTTAAAAACCTCAGTTTTAAATGATCTTTTAAACACAAAACTAATTTTGTATTATAGCGAAGCAAACAAAATTCACCCTTCAAAAGATGAGATTAACGCAGAATTAAAAAAACAGGTTGACCAGATTAATCAAAATAAACAATTGGTGGAATACATAAAGCAGAAATATGGAAGCGTTAGCAATTATGAAAAGCAAATCGAACCTGATGTGGAAAAATATCTTACTGTAAATAAGGTAAAAGAGACTATAGGCAGTGTTTCAGAAGAAGAGATAAAAAAATACTATGAGGAAAATAAGGAGGCATTGGTGCAAAAATATGACAACGCCAATGTTGATTATGTATATTTCACCAGCGATGCGAGTGCTCAAAAATTTATTCAAGATGCAATGATGATAGGATTTCAGCAAGCTGCAACTAATATGAATGTGGATGTTAGAAACATCGCGCAATTTAAGAGAGGATTTGTGCCGGAAGAGTATGAAAGAAGTATATTTAGTGGAACAAACACAATGGTGGGTCCTGTTCCTATAGGAAATAGTTTTTTTGTATTTAATGTAAAAGATGTTAAAACTGTTGATACATTCGAAAAATTTTCTCTTTCCAGTGGATATCAGGATATTCTGAATAAACTTAAGACAGAAAGATTCAATAGTAAAATTGAAACTTTTAGAAATGAAAATAACATTGATTTTGTCATCACTGATCCAGTATACAAAACATGGAATCTTGTACTTAACACTTCCGGGAAAGATTTAATAGATGTTTATAAGCAGTTGTATGAAACAGTTTTTGATGGAACAAGCGTTAATACCCAAACACCTCTTGAAATCCAGACGGCATTTATAACACTTGTGGATAAGATGCGTTCTGCTACTGAGATAACAGACGATCCCAACTTTAATATGGTATTGCTTGATGCAGAAAAAGATGCAAAAAAGGTAATAGAGAACGTTTATAATGAATACTCGAGTTCATTTAACGCTGCCAAAAAAATGAAAGAAATTCATCCAGAAAATACAAAAGTGCTTTACAATTATTATGGATTGCTCTATTCTCGTATAAAACCGTATCTTGAATACGGTATGATGCAAAACGTTGTTAATGATTTTATAGATCTTTACAATGGATTTAATACAATAGCAAATGCTACAGACGCAACTCTTGACATGAAGGCAGAAGTGTTATACAACCTTTATGAAATAAACAAAATGCTTGGAGACGCTACAACAGCCAGAGTTTACCTTGAAAAGCTTCAAAAGGCAACACCAGATTACATGGATTATGATTCGGCTTATTCAGAGCTTGATACCATGCTCTCATCTACTTCGACTGAAAACAAATAATTTGAAGATAAAATTGCCTATTTATACAGTTAAGGCTCCAGTGTCAGATACTGGAGCCTTTTATTTATATTTTTTTATATGTTTTGAAATGTTGGGCTCTAAAAAAATTTCACTTGCTTTTTTCTAATTCAGAGAGCCTATCTTTTGCAAAATCTACTATTTCACTTATATATTCTTCTGAAAAATCTAATTTAATACCAGCAATTTCATAAATTTTGTCAATAGGGACTTTATAACCTGATTTTAAAAATTGGATATAATTTTCTACAGTGGCTTCTGGAGCTTTAACATAATTTTTATAAATAGCAAGAGCTCCGAGTTGCGCCATACCATATTCTATGTAATAAAATGGTGCCTGGAATATGTGAAGCTGAAACATCCATCTTGTTTTCTTTTCAACATCAAGTCCACTCCAGTCAACACCTTTGTTAAATTTATCCATTAAAGTGCCGAAATAGTTATCACGTTCTTCGGGTGTGTGGTCTGGATTTGTATAAATCCAGTGTTGAAATGCATCAACTGTCATGCACCATGGAAGAAATAATAAGGCATTTTCCAATTCTTCAATCATAGCTTTTCTGAAGTCTTCATTATCATTGTAATATTCGTTCCAGTAATGAAGTGTAAGAAGCTCCATGGTCATTGATGCAAGTTCGGCGATTTCCATTCTAATTGGTCTGTAATACATGATAGGAATATTGACTGTTTCAAATGTATGCATTGCATGTCCAGACTCATGTAATAAAGTTCTCACGTCGCCGCTTTGACCGGTTGCATTCATAAATATAAATGGAGCACCTGTTTCAGGAAGAGGATAGTTGTAACCTCCAGGCGCTTTCCCTTTTCTGTTTTCTAAATCAAGTAGTCCGGAGTTTTTCATCATTTCAAGCCTTTTTCCGAAAGTTTGATTTACTTTTCCCAGGGTTTTAATTGCTTTAACTATGAATTCTTCTGTACTATGAAACGGTTTCAAAACTCTGCCATCAGGATCAACTGATGTATCCCATGGTTTTACAGAATCGATTTTTAATTTTTGGGCTCTGCTTTGCATTCTTTCAATGGAAAAAGGAACTACCTTTTTTTCAACTGCTTCATGGAATTTGAAAAGGTCATCTGGGGTATACTCGAATCTACCTTTTAGTTTGTGAATATAATCTCTATAATTGTCAAATCCAGCATTTTTGGCCTGCTTTATGCGAATTTCTTTCAAAGTGTCAAAAAGTTCATCAAGTTCTTTCTTTTTCGAAAGTAAACCTTCGTATCTTTTCTTCCAGGCTTCCTCTCTTATATTTCTGTCAGGGTCCTTTAAATAAGGGGTAAGTTGCTGCAGTGTTTTTTCTTCACCTTTAAATTTAACGGTAATGCTTCCGTAAATACTTCCATATTTGTTTGCAAGTTTTCTTTCCTCTACCTGCAATTTTACATTTTCTTCTCTATAAAGTTTTGTATTATTAGATATTATCTCTATCATTAATTTATATTTTTCAGGTAAAAGATCCTTTTGTGCCGACGTTTGAATCTTTTTTTCGAATTTAAATGTATAGGGTTTTAATTTTGCAACTACATTTGCAAAATAGTTGTTAAAATCATTGATGTACTTTTTATTATCTGCATTGCAGGTCATTTTAATATATCGCCATCCCATTTCTTCTGAGACAATGTCGTTTATCTCGGTAAATTTTTCAACGAGTTCAATTATATCTTCAGGGGAGTTAATAGGAGATTCCAGGAGTTTTTTTAATTCAGAAATTATCTCTTCCGGGGAAGTTGAGTTAATGTATGGATAAAACTTTCTTTGCTTTTTCTGGATAGTTTCGTTTGTATATACCATGATTTCCCTCCTTTAAAATCAGAGTTGTGATTTTGAAATTACGGGAGTCTTCCAGTTTCCAAAACGTACAAATAACCAGGCAAGAATGAGTGCCAGAATATTGCTAATAATCATTGCATAAAATAATCCAATAAAACCGTACTTTGCTGACATAATTCCGATTAATGGAACACGAATTCCCCATAAGCGTGTTATATCTATTATCATAGATTGTTCGGTTCTTCCAGCTCCTATGAGGGTATTAGTGAAAACTGTCATTGAAGTGAAAAATGGAAGGGAGAAAGAGACATATTTGAAAAAGATATTTCCAACTTTTATAACTTCTGGATCGTTTATAAAAAATTTTGTTAACGATCCCCCAAAGAAAAATGTTAGAGAACTAAGAAAAAAGACTATAGAAAAATTCACCAGGAAAGCTACCTTAACAGTTTTTTCAGCATTTTTCACATCTTTTGCACCTAAAAATTGACCTATCATTGTAGTTACCGCACTCCCAAGTCCAAATGAAATCATTGTTATTATGCTTATTATTCTATTACCCACTCCATAAGCGCTAATGACGGCGGGACCAAAGCTTGAAACAAATCGCATAATTATTGTAAATCCTAAGGATGTAACACTCATACTGGCTGAGCCAGGAAATCCTATTCTTAATACCTTTTTTATTAGCCACCATTTTGGGTATAAATCTTTAAAATGTATTTTAAATCCTCGAGTACCTTCAAAAAGATGATATGCAGAAATAATTCCAGCAATACCACGAGCTAAAGTTGTAGCCCAGGCAGCTCCACTTACCCCAAAACCTGGTATAATCCAGAATCCAAATATGAAAATAGGATCAAGTATAATATTAATAACAGTTGATAGAAACATTATTTTCATTGTGAACTTTGAATCGCCCCATCCGCGAACTATAGAGGTTGTAGTATTAAATATAAATCCAAGAGGAAGTCCGAACATTATTATTCTGAAATAACTTATAGCATAAGGGACAATTTGAGAGCTTCTCGGCCCGACAATGGCTGTTATAACAGGTTTCGAGATAATTATTCCAAGAATAGAAATGCCTGTCCCTATTACAAAGCTTACAAGAAGACTCTGGCCAGCTGCTCGTTTTGCATTTTCTTTATCTCTGGCTCCTGTGTACTGTGCTACTAGTGCTACACCAGCATTTGAAAAACCTATAGAAAAAGATATAAACACAAATAGCAAGGGCCATACAACAGTAGGGGCAGAAAATTCTATTTTTCCTAATTTTCCAAGAAAGTATGCATCAACTACGTTATAAAAAGTTTGCATTAGATTTGATACAACCATTGGCCAGCCTAATAAAAACAACGAAGAAATAATAGTCCGGTTGAATATATCAACTCTGTTTGAATTTACTTTAGCCAAACAATAGTCCTCCTTTTTGGTTAATGAATTTTCTGATGTTCATTGTCAATTATATTTGTTTTTTCAGAATATTTTTTTACATATAGGTAACTTTCACATACTGATATTTATTCGTATTACTAACAATTTTACCATTTTTATGATATAATTCAAAATTGGAGGTGGTAAGTATGAATTACAGGAAAGTAGGTAAATGGGGTTTAAAAATCAGCGAGCTTTCACTTGGTTCATGGATTACCTTTGGTAATCAACTTGATATTGCCGGGGCAAAAGAGATAGTAAGAGAAGCTTTCAAAAGTGGAATAAACTTTTTTGATACAGCAGAAGCGTATGCTAATGGTATGGCAGAAGCAATGCTTGGTGATATATTAAAAGAATTTAAGAGAAGTGACATAGTAGTTTCTACAAAAATATTCTGGGGTGGCAACGGTCCAAATGATAGAGGATTATCAAGGAAGCATTTGTTAGAGGGTATATGGGCTTCATTGAAAAGACTTCAGCTTGATTATGTTGACATTGTTTATTGCCACAGGCCGGATCCAGAAGTTCCTATTGAAGAAACGGTTATGGCCATGGATTACATTGTTAGAAATGGATTGGCTCTGTACTGGGGAACGTCAGAATGGAGTGCAGAAGAACTTGAAGAGGCCCATAAGGTGTGTGAAAAGCTTAACTGTATTCATCCTGTAGTGGAGCAACCACAGTATAATATGCTTGTAAGAGAGCGAGTGGAAAAAGAGTACCTCCCAATATATGAAAAGTATGGGATGGGGCTTACTACATGGAGTCCTCTTGCTTCTGGTGTTTTAACAGGAAAATATAACAATGGTATACCGGAAAATTCAAGACTGGCAAAGTTTCCGAATTTGAGAAAACATTTAGAGGAAAAAGGAATGCTGGGAGAAAAGGTGTTTGAGAAACTTAGAAAGCTTCAAAAAATAGCTGATCAGCTTGATGCAAAACTTTCCCAGCTTGCTCTTGCCTGGTGTTTATTAAATCCTAATGTGAGCAGTGTAATTCTTGGAGTTACCAGTATTGAGCAATTGCATGAAAATCTTAAGGCCATTGAAATAAAAGAAAAGCTTTCTCAGGATGTTATTGATGAAATAAAAGAGATTCTGGAAGATGAATGAGGAAATTTTAGTTATTTTATTGAGTAAAAGGAGGATTTTTAATGGATAATTTAAACTTCACAAGCAACATAGATAGATATGTGGAACTGTTGTTGAAAATAGGGCTTAATTTCCAGGAAGGTCAGAGACTTTTTGTAAGGGCTCCAATTGATGCAAGAGTTTTAGTGGAAAAAATTGTTGAAATGGCTTATGATTTAGGAGCTTATGATGTGTATGTGAAATGGTCTGATGAGAAAGTTACCCGGCAGCGTTTGAAAAAAGCACCTGAAGAAGCCTTAAAAGAAGTTTACAGCTGGGAGATCGATGCGGCAAAAGATATGCTTGATAAAAAGGCTGCTTTTTTAAGTATTACAGGAGGAGATCCTGATATATTAAAGGATGTTCCAACTGAAAGGATATCTATAGCAACAAAAGCGATTAACAATGCTATGAAAGAAGTATCAAGAAGAGTGATGTCGAATGAGGTAAGCTGGTGTGTAATAGCGAATCCTACAGAAGCCTGGGCGAAGAAAGTGTTTCCGGGTGATAATAAAGCGTTGGATAAATTATGGGAATATATTTTAAAAGCTTCGAGAGTAGAAGGAATTGATGATCCTATAAAAGAATGGTATCAACATATAGAAAAGTTACAAAATGTTACTGAATTTTTAAATAAAATGCAGTTTGATTATCTTCATTATGAGGGACCAGGTACAGACTTAACTGTAGGACTTCCAGAGGAACATCTGTGGATTTCAGGTGCTCAAACAAATAAAGATGGTATAGTTTTTGTACCCAACATTCCAACAGAGGAAGTTTTTACTGCTCCCCATCGTGACTTAATTAACGGTGTTGTAAAAAACAGCAAGCCTCTTGTGTATGCTGGAAATGTAATTGATAACTTTGAACTTGAATTTAAAGATGGAAAAGTTGTAAGATTCAAAGCTGAAAAAGGGGAGAAAATTTTAAAAACGATTTTAGAGACTGATGAAGGGGCCTCATATCTTGGCGAAGTTGCACTGGTTCCTGTCAATTCTCCTATATATAAAATGAACACAGTTTTTTACAACACATTATTTGATGAAAACGCTGCATCTCACTTTGCTTTTGGAAGAGCATATCCAACGTGTTTAAAAAATTCTGAAAGATTTTCTGAAGAAGAATTAAGAAAAAGAGGTCTGAATATTAGTATTACACATGTTGATTTTATGATAGGAAACGAAAATATGAGAGTAACTGGCTATAAAGATGATGCTCCTACGGTAATAATGGAAAATGGTTTATGGGTAATTTAATTTTCTAATTACAAAATCTGCCCCGTTTATCGGGGCAGATTTTTTTGTAAATGCAAAATTTGATAAGAATAATAATTGTAATAGTTTTAGTGTTTTTATAGATCGTTTATTTTGTTCCTTTTTAGAAATATTATTAATATAGAGAATAACAACCACAGTGAAGGAACTAAAATATGGTTTTTGTACACAGAGTATCCATACGGGATTCTAAGTGCATCAACTATATAAGTGGATGGAATAACAGAGGATATAAAAGAAATAATAGGAGACGAATTTTTTACGTTGAAATAAAACCCTCCCATGAACATAAAAACTTGAAAAAGTATATTTCCAAGAACGACAGTAGATTCCGGATTTTTAAATAGAACAGCCATCATATATCCTAAAGCCAAAAATACGATTATTCCAAATAAAGAATAAAATATTGTGTTTTGAAAGTGGTTAAATACATTTACTTTGTAAACTGAAGCTTCAACTATATACAGCAATATCAAGCCAGAGAATACCTGAATTACAGCAATTATGGTATATGAGAGATAGAATTTGTTTAAGGAGTAAGGGGTAACGGCGAATCTTTTAAGCACTCCCCTTTTTTTCAAGAAAGATATGCCCGGGGTATATCCAAAAAATACGACAGACATTATAGACATAACTATTACTGCGGGGAACAAATATTCATAATAGTTAAATGTAGAAGTTTTTTCAACATACCTTACTTTTGCCTCTTTCCAGCTACTGGAAACTTTGAAATATTCTATGTCCATAGTAGTTAAAATTTGTGAAATGACGTCTTTTGTTATTTTAGATTCGTCTTTTTCAGGTATATAAACTAACTCTACTCTTATTGGTTTAAAAAGATTCGTTTTTGAGAGAATAAGAGAACGTTGAAATTGAGAATCAAAATTATCTGGAATTTTTATAACAACATCAACTTTACCGCTTAACAATGCTTCTTCGAAATTTTCATTTAGTTGAATAAAGTTGAATTGATTGCTGTCACTTAAGTTTTCTGTTATTTTGTCTATTATTTTACTATTTCCGAATATTCCTACGTTAAAATTTAAATTTTTTTCGATGTTCCCGAAAATAGAAGAGAGGATTACAGTAAGAAGTGTCGGAAATAAAACGAACCAGAATAACGCTTCTTTTGATCTTGTAAGTTCTTCTTTAATTAAGGCACCTATCATATTATCACCATCAATCTCTTAATTTTTTTCCTGTTAGTTTTAGAAAAACATCTTCAAGAGTTGGATGCCTTACAATGAAATCTTCTATTCCATTGGCAAGCAATTTTTGAATATCCTCTGCAACATTAGTTGTTTCAAAGAAAAATTTGTCGCCAAGTTTCTTACAATTTGGGAAGTGTGTTGTGCTGATGTTATCAGCTTGAAATTCTATAATTGATTTCAAACCTGAAGATTTGATTAATTCATCTGGTGAACCAGAGGCGACGATTTTTCCATTATCGATTATGCATACCATATCGGCGAGTCTTTCAGCTTCTTCCATGTAATGAGTGGTTAAGAATATTGTTTTTCCACTTTTTTTGAAAGCCTGGATAATTTCCCATATGTGTCTTCTTGATTGTGGATCAAGGCCTGTAGTGGGTTCATCAAGAAAAATTATCTCTGGGTCGTTTACAAACGCTAAACCTAAAACAAGTCTTTGAAGTTGACCTCCAGATAGGTTTTTTACTCTGCTTTTTGCTTTTTCGTTTAGCCCAACCATATCGACAATCTCTTTTGGAGTGAATCCTTTTTGATAAAAACTCCTGAAAAGTTTTACGGTTTCCAATACAGTTAGTTCTTTGAATAGTTCTGTCTTTTGTAAAGCCACTCCTATCTTTTCTTTTATACTTTTAGTAATGTCATTAACTTTTTCACCAAAATAGTAAATTTCTCCGCCAGTTTTTTTTCTTAGCCCTTCTAAAATTTCGACGGTAGTTGTTTTTCCAGCGCCATTTGGACCAAGTAAAGAGAAAACAGTTCCTCTTTTTACTTCAAAGGAAATATTATTCACCGCTTTTAAATCTCCATAATATTTTTTAAGATTTTTAACAGCTAATATCATACTTTTCCCCCTATTCTTCGTGAAATACAAAATAACCAGCCCAGGTTACAAAAAATAGACCTATTCCTGTAAAGAACAGAGCATATATTAAAAACATTTTAGATGATAAACTTCCCAACCCGGCAGAAAATCTTATCATTTCAACAACATATTTAACAGGCATAAAATAACTTAATTTCTCAAGAAAGTCAGGCAAAAAAGAAATAGGAAAATAAATGCCAGAAAAGAAGAAAAAAACAGTGTATAAAAATTGTCCAACAAGACTTGAGGCTTTTCCAAATAGTAATGTAAGTACAATTCCAAGTGAAATCATTCCAAATGTTGTAGAAAAAACTGCTATTAGAAAATAGATGACATTGATTTTTATGTTTAAATCAGAAAACATTAGTAAAGCAATTAACCTTATAGATATTACAGAAATAAAACTGATGAAAAATTGAGAAAAAGAAAAATCCAGTACAAATTTTAGTGGCGAGAGCGGAAGAACTTTAAGTCTTTTGAATAATCCATGCCTTTTATAATCAGAAAAAATTGTTATTGAACTGAACATTCCCGATGAAAGAATAGATATGGCAAGAGTTCCAGTAAAAATAAATGCAAGTTGTGAAGGCATAGTGGGAAGAGTCTTTTTGATATCTACAATTCTTATAATCTGTTTTTGATTATTCAAGTATCTTTCTACGTCTAACTTTACAGAATTAATCCAGGATTCAGTGTTGAAATCTCTATAATTTATGTAAAATGTTATGGATGAGTCTTCAATAAATGCTACTATATCGTATTTAGATATGTTTTTCGTTAAAAGGTTTTTATCATCATATTTTTCTCCCTGAACATTCAAAGGTATATTGCTTTGAGAATAATAAGCGTATTTATATTTTTCAACATTGTTATCTTTAAAAACAAGTCCAAACATTATTAAAAATATGGCTGGAAAAATTATATTCATAAAAAATGCGGCACGATTTCTAAAAGATTGTTTAAAAAGTGCTATCATTAATTCGAAGAAACTTTTCATTTATTTCACATCCTCAAAAGGTGGAAATTTATTGCTAAATACCTTTTTAAAAGTAGAAGATGTAATTTCATCTATATTGATATATCTTATTAATTCTAAGGAGCAGTTAAACTCATTTAAGAAAACTTCGGTGACCTCTGCAAAGATTTCAGCGCATCTATCTTTTGGGAATCCGAATATTCCACTGCTTATCGCAGGAATAGATATAGACTTTAATTCCAATTCAACCGCCTTTTTCAATACATTAAACAGAGCTTTTTTTAATATTTCCTCTTCTCCGCTGTTTCCCCCGTGCCATATTGGTCCTACAGCGTGGATGATGTATTTTGCTTTTAAATTGCCTGCGTTTGTAACAACTATACTTCCAGGTGGGACAGGTCCGTTTTTTCTAATGTAGTCATCGCTTTCATGCTGGATTGATTTTCCGCCTGCTCTTAGTATTGCTCCAGCAACACCTCCACCATGTTTCAAATGTGAGTTAGCTGCATTGACAATAGCATCCGTCTTTTCTATAGTAATATCACCTTTAACTATTTCTATCAAAGTGTTACTGATTTTTGTTTTGAAAAGAACGCTCATAATTTTGTCCCCCCTTTGTCTGTTTTAAAATATACAAAACTTTTTTAGTTTTTTACAATACTACAAACATTATATGAAGCACATTGCTCATAACTTATCATAAATTCAGTTGATTGTCAAGTTTTACTCGGGTTGATATAATTTATGATTCGTATTTAGTTTTTAATGCAATGTTATTCATCCTTTTTTTGAGAAGAAGAATTATAGTTTTTGATTCCTTTCCATAAACTATTTAAAATTTCTTTTAGTTTTTTCTCTTTGCCAATGGGTTTTGGTATATAAAATTTCTCGTTTAAAATCTCTGGTGGTAAGTACCTTGTTTTTACAAAGCCTCCAAAATCATGTGGATATTGATAACCACTGTCTGGAATATTTAATAGATGTCGTGGGACTTTAAGATCTGTAGTTTTTCTGGCAACTTCCATAGCTTTATTTATAGCTATGTACGATGTATTGCTTTTTGGCGCAAGAGCTAAGTAAATAACACACTCTGACAAATTTATAACGCATTCTGGCATTCCAACATAATCAACAGCATAGGCAGTGGAAGTGGCAACTAATAAAGCAGTTGGATCTGCAAGTCCAATATCCTCACTTGCAAGTATAATTAATCTTCTTGCAATAAATCTCGGATCTTCCCCTCCAACAAGCATCCTTGAAAGATAATAAAGTGCTGCATCAGGATCGCTGCCTCTTATACTTTTTATGAAAGCTGATATTAAGTTGTAATGATCACTTTTTTTATACGAAAATTTTTCTTCTCCGGTATACAACTGGAGAATTTCTTCATCAATCTTTCGTTTATTCTGAGACCTTGCTATATTGCTTAAAACTTCGTAAAGATTTATGGCAAAACGAGCATCACCATGAGAAACATTTATAATGAATTCTTCTACATTTTCATTTAATTCTATATTTTCTAAATCAACTGCTTTGTTTAAAATTTTTTTTATATCACTATTTGAAAGCCTTTTGAATGCTAACACCATTGCCCTCGATAAAAGAGCTTCATTTAACATTTTATAGGGATTTTCTGTTGTAGCACCTATTAAAATGTAATCTCCTTCTTCAATTCCAGGCAAAAATATATCTTGCTGTTTTTTATTAAATCTGTGTATTTCATCCATGAAAATCAAAATTTTTTTGTAATTTTTTACAGAGCGAGCATATTCAATGAGTTTTTTTACCTCAGAAACTGTGGTAAAGGCTCCGTTAAGGTGATAAACTTCGTAGTCGGTATACTTTTTAATCAATTCCAGAGACGTTGTTTTCCCACATCCAGGCGGACCATAAAAAATAGCGGGGAATAATTCCCCGGACTCTATAGCCACTCTTAAAATGGCTTTATTTCCAAAAAGGTGTTTTTGACCAACTATTTCTTCAAAATTCTTAGGCCTTAATCGTTCGCTTAAACCAATCAACTGTTAACTTCAACCCCTTTTCAAGATCTGTTTTTGGTTCCCATCTCAATTCTTCTTTGGCTTTTGTATAACAGAGCAAACTCTTTCTTATGTCTCCCTTTCTTGGAGGTCCATAAATAGGTTCTTTTTCATACTTTGTTAATTTTTTTAGATATGAAAACAATTGATTCACCGTGGTTCCAATTGATGTTCCGATGTTAATTACCATTCTGTCTCCCTTTTTTATTGCTCGAATATTAGCATTTACAACGTCACCAACATAAACGTAATCTCTAACATATTCACCATCGCCGTTTATTGTTACATCCTCTTTTTTAATCATTTTACTGGTAAATATTGCTATTACTCCGGCTTCTCCGAAAGGATCCTGCCTTGGACCGTAAACATTTCCGTAACGCAGTATCGTAAAATTCAATCCAAATTCTTTTGATGCAAAATT
This window encodes:
- a CDS encoding ABC transporter permease codes for the protein MKSFFELMIALFKQSFRNRAAFFMNIIFPAIFLIMFGLVFKDNNVEKYKYAYYSQSNIPLNVQGEKYDDKNLLTKNISKYDIVAFIEDSSITFYINYRDFNTESWINSVKLDVERYLNNQKQIIRIVDIKKTLPTMPSQLAFIFTGTLAISILSSGMFSSITIFSDYKRHGLFKRLKVLPLSPLKFVLDFSFSQFFISFISVISIRLIALLMFSDLNIKINVIYFLIAVFSTTFGMISLGIVLTLLFGKASSLVGQFLYTVFFFFSGIYFPISFLPDFLEKLSYFMPVKYVVEMIRFSAGLGSLSSKMFLIYALFFTGIGLFFVTWAGYFVFHEE
- a CDS encoding macro domain-containing protein, with product MSVLFKTKISNTLIEIVKGDITIEKTDAIVNAANSHLKHGGGVAGAILRAGGKSIQHESDDYIRKNGPVPPGSIVVTNAGNLKAKYIIHAVGPIWHGGNSGEEEILKKALFNVLKKAVELELKSISIPAISSGIFGFPKDRCAEIFAEVTEVFLNEFNCSLELIRYINIDEITSSTFKKVFSNKFPPFEDVK
- a CDS encoding replication-associated recombination protein A; protein product: MIGLSERLRPKNFEEIVGQKHLFGNKAILRVAIESGELFPAIFYGPPGCGKTTSLELIKKYTDYEVYHLNGAFTTVSEVKKLIEYARSVKNYKKILIFMDEIHRFNKKQQDIFLPGIEEGDYILIGATTENPYKMLNEALLSRAMVLAFKRLSNSDIKKILNKAVDLENIELNENVEEFIINVSHGDARFAINLYEVLSNIARSQNKRKIDEEILQLYTGEEKFSYKKSDHYNLISAFIKSIRGSDPDAALYYLSRMLVGGEDPRFIARRLIILASEDIGLADPTALLVATSTAYAVDYVGMPECVINLSECVIYLALAPKSNTSYIAINKAMEVARKTTDLKVPRHLLNIPDSGYQYPHDFGGFVKTRYLPPEILNEKFYIPKPIGKEKKLKEILNSLWKGIKNYNSSSQKKDE
- a CDS encoding NAD-dependent epimerase/dehydratase family protein gives rise to the protein MERVLVTGGAGFIGSHLTDRLIELGYEVVVVDNLSTGKKENVNPKAQLIVADIQKHEEMEKLFSKNTFSYVFHLAAQASVSISVKNPVFDANVNIIGSLNLIQNSIKYGVKKFIFSSTGGAIYGENVEIFPTPESVSPKPISPYGIAKLSVENYLNFASKEFGLNFTILRYGNVYGPRQDPFGEAGVIAIFTSKMIKKEDVTINGDGEYVRDYVYVGDVVNANIRAIKKGDRMVINIGTSIGTTVNQLFSYLKKLTKYEKEPIYGPPRKGDIRKSLLCYTKAKEELRWEPKTDLEKGLKLTVDWFKRTIKA